The Granulicella sibirica genome has a segment encoding these proteins:
- a CDS encoding UbiX family flavin prenyltransferase produces MTLSTPPRNLTLAVTGASGSIYAAEMLRALEREERVAKVNLIVSENALRVFAEEMQISGRTNVVEKILGHGSAKIENHPVADIGANVASGSYPSDAMIVLPCSMGTLAGIANGMAANLIQRAADVSLKEQRPLILCVRETPLNRIHLRNMQLASDAGATIFPVIPTLYNLPRSTTDMARQFVERVLAHVGLPQPGAFQWKADRPASS; encoded by the coding sequence GTGACGCTGTCCACTCCACCACGTAACCTCACCCTTGCCGTCACCGGCGCAAGCGGCTCCATCTACGCCGCCGAAATGCTGCGTGCGCTCGAACGCGAGGAACGCGTTGCCAAGGTCAATCTCATCGTCAGCGAGAACGCTCTGCGCGTCTTCGCCGAGGAGATGCAGATCAGCGGACGCACCAACGTGGTCGAGAAGATTCTCGGACACGGCTCGGCGAAGATCGAGAACCATCCCGTCGCGGACATCGGGGCGAACGTGGCGAGCGGAAGCTATCCCTCGGACGCGATGATCGTTCTCCCATGCTCGATGGGAACCCTTGCGGGCATTGCCAACGGCATGGCCGCAAACCTCATCCAGCGCGCAGCCGACGTTTCGTTGAAGGAGCAGAGGCCGCTGATCCTTTGCGTCCGTGAGACGCCGCTGAACCGCATCCACCTGCGCAATATGCAGCTTGCGTCCGACGCCGGAGCCACGATCTTCCCGGTGATTCCGACGCTCTACAACCTTCCGCGGAGCACAACGGATATGGCTCGGCAGTTCGTCGAGCGTGTGCTCGCACATGTTGGCCTGCCGCAGCCCGGAGCCTTCCAGTGGAAGGCGGACCGCCCGGCCTCCAGCTAG
- a CDS encoding YkgJ family cysteine cluster protein, which yields MQDTLIQIADAALASSSERSGHHLVCHPGCSQCCIGVFPIAHQDADRLHAGLLALSDQDKANRIRARVQQSLARLDPWFPGDRVTGVLGENYEEAILFEEFANDEPCPVLDPVTGTCDLYESRPVLCRTFGPPMRTEEGNLATCELCYIEASTEEIAACELDPEFPEIEEQSNAAYDAATGKHGQTLIAYALRGA from the coding sequence ATGCAAGACACCCTCATCCAGATCGCCGATGCCGCCCTAGCCTCCTCGTCCGAGCGCAGCGGGCACCACCTCGTCTGCCATCCCGGCTGCTCGCAATGCTGTATCGGCGTCTTCCCTATCGCGCACCAGGACGCTGACCGCCTCCACGCCGGCCTGCTTGCTCTAAGCGATCAGGATAAGGCGAACCGCATCCGCGCCCGCGTCCAGCAATCCCTCGCCCGCCTCGACCCGTGGTTTCCTGGCGACCGCGTCACTGGCGTCCTTGGCGAGAACTACGAAGAAGCCATCCTCTTCGAGGAGTTCGCCAACGACGAGCCCTGCCCCGTGCTCGACCCCGTGACCGGCACATGCGATCTGTACGAGTCGCGCCCCGTCCTCTGCCGAACCTTCGGCCCGCCCATGCGCACCGAGGAGGGCAATCTCGCTACCTGCGAGCTTTGCTACATCGAAGCCAGCACGGAGGAGATCGCCGCCTGCGAGCTTGACCCTGAATTCCCGGAGATCGAAGAGCAGAGTAATGCTGCTTACGATGCCGCGACAGGGAAGCACGGCCAGACACTCATCGCTTACGCGCTTCGCGGTGCCTGA
- a CDS encoding alpha/beta fold hydrolase → MKFFLKTASVVLVLCLICAGLFFYQHPLEVADEAIRFHLWRQHVRGAYVQAGAYQIHYFEALPPAGSPDRPLVLIHGLGSRGEDWSPLIPRLAAQGFHLRSRPPWLWPLRQTGCRLLHRT, encoded by the coding sequence ATGAAGTTCTTTCTGAAGACTGCCTCGGTCGTGCTCGTGCTCTGTCTGATCTGCGCCGGGCTGTTCTTCTACCAGCATCCTCTGGAGGTGGCCGATGAGGCGATCCGCTTCCATCTCTGGCGACAGCACGTTCGTGGCGCCTATGTGCAAGCTGGAGCCTACCAGATTCACTACTTCGAGGCGCTGCCTCCAGCCGGATCGCCGGACCGGCCGCTCGTCCTGATCCATGGCCTTGGCTCGCGCGGCGAGGACTGGTCACCCCTGATCCCGCGACTCGCGGCCCAGGGATTTCACCTACGTTCCCGACCTCCTTGGCTATGGCCGCTCCGCCAGACCGGATGTCGATTACTCCATCGCACTTGA
- a CDS encoding nitroreductase family protein, whose protein sequence is MSKSLKTLSEAIHGRRATPSFDGAPLPPEDLKTILQAGLAAPSGYNVQPWRFIVVQTPDHKRRLRAASYNQAKVEEASAVIVACGDADGWRRDLDLMLQQGREGGMPESYAAQAKSSVQSFLTSFSSDEMKGWLNKQVMLAFTHMLLMAEVLGYDTAPMEGFEQDKVHETLRLPLSYHVVALLAIGTLKGADKYDGGRYDMGHTVFTEEYGKPFRL, encoded by the coding sequence ATGTCCAAGAGCCTGAAAACGCTGAGTGAGGCAATCCATGGCCGGCGGGCAACGCCGAGCTTTGATGGCGCCCCACTTCCTCCCGAAGACCTGAAGACCATCCTCCAGGCCGGGCTTGCCGCCCCAAGCGGATACAACGTGCAGCCTTGGCGCTTCATCGTCGTCCAGACGCCGGACCATAAGAGGCGTCTTCGCGCTGCCAGCTACAACCAGGCGAAGGTGGAAGAGGCCTCGGCGGTTATCGTGGCGTGCGGCGACGCGGATGGCTGGCGTCGCGACCTCGATCTCATGCTGCAGCAGGGGCGCGAGGGAGGCATGCCGGAGAGCTATGCCGCCCAGGCAAAGTCAAGCGTGCAGAGCTTCTTGACCAGCTTTTCAAGCGACGAGATGAAGGGCTGGCTCAACAAGCAGGTGATGCTGGCCTTCACCCACATGCTCCTGATGGCCGAAGTCCTTGGCTACGATACGGCTCCCATGGAAGGCTTCGAGCAGGACAAAGTTCACGAGACGCTTCGTCTTCCCCTCAGTTACCACGTCGTGGCGCTGCTCGCAATCGGCACGCTCAAGGGAGCGGACAAATATGATGGGGGCCGCTATGACATGGGCCACACCGTCTTCACGGAAGAATACGGCAAGCCCTTCCGCCTGTAG